In Candidatus Binatia bacterium, the genomic window GCTCGAAACCCCGGTTGCGCGCTTGCCGGCCGGTGTGTTTGCCCTGGGCTACGGAGTCTTGGTCGCAGTCCTGCTCCCCTGGGCCGCGAACGAGTATGAGCCCTTCATCTACTTTCAGTTCTGAGGACGATTGATGGACGCTACGCAGATCGGCGGACCGATTGTCCTCTTCCTGCTGATGAGCATCGTGGGCCTCGAACTCACGGTTGCCGACTTCCGTCGCGTTGCGCAGAATCCGGGCGCGGTCGTCGGGGGCACGCTCGCGCAGTTGATCCTGCTACCGCTCATGACGTGGGCCGTGGTCTCCGTCTTCGAACTGGATCCGGTCTTCGGTGCGGGCGCCGTCCTGGTCGCGGTGGCTCCGGGCGCCGGCATCTCGAACATCTTGACGGCCGTCGCGCGAGCGAACCCCGCGCTTTCGGTCACGCTGACGGCAATCGCCTCGGTGCTGGCCGTCGTCACTCTGCCGGCGATCGCCTCCCTGGGTATGCAGGTTTTTCTCGACTCGGGGACCGAGGTCGAGATCCCTGTCGTGACCTTGGTCGTCCAGCTCTTCTTCATGCTGCTCGCGCCCATCGCGCTGGGAATGTGGATCCGCGCGCGTCGTCCCGATTGGGCGGATTGGCTCGGCCCCCGGCTGCAACGGTTCGGCATGGCGGCAATCGTCATCACCGTTGCGGTCGGATTCGCGCTAGCGGAGGAAGAGCAGGTGCAGGTCTCCGCGAGCGCGACGGCGCTGGTCGCCGCTGCGGTGTGGACCCTCAGCGCGATGGCGATCGGATGGACGACCGCCCGGCTCCTGGGCCTGAATGCCGCCGATCGCTTCACGTTTCTGATCGAGTTCTCGGCGAGGAACATCGCGGTCTCGGCGATCGTCGCGATGTCAGGGCTCGGCCGCCTGGACCTGACGTTCTTCAGCGCGGCGTATATGACTGTCGGCTACCCACTGGCCGTTGGAGCGTCGCTGCTCCGGCGACGTCGCACGCGGGGCGACACCTAGGGGAACGGGACGGGGCTGTTCAGCTGACCCGTGTGCCGGGCAGGAGCCGCTTCCCGGGTGCAAGCACCGAGAGGCCCGTCTCGTCGCGTCCTGCGAGCAGCATTCCGCAGCTCTCGACGCCGCGTAGCTTCGCCGGCTTCAGATTCGCCACGACGACGATCTGCTGACCCACCAGAGTCCGCACGTCGTACGTGTCGCGGATGCCTGCGACGAGCTGGCGCTCTTCGGGTTCTCCGATGTCGACCTTCAGCACGAGCAGGCGGTCCGCATTGGGATGCGGTTCGGCGCTGCGGATTGTGCCGATGCGAAGATCGACCTTTCCGAAATCGTCGATTGAGATCTGCTCAGATTCGGTTTTCTCTTCGGTGTCGCTCATTGGTTCCTCAATCAGGAGTTGGCGCGGCGACGTCCACGGCCGCTCCCCGCCTTGGGGAACTTCTTGCCGCAGCTCACGCAGAAGCGTGCGTCGCGTTTGAATCGGTTACCGCACGAGGGGCAGAAGCAGCCGCCGTCGACGGCATGTATCGTCGAGTCGCCCTCTTGGGCGTCGTCGAGGGCGCTCATCGCGTCGAGGGCGCGTTTCTCGAGATCGGCTCGTAGCGATGCGTGGTCTTCCTGAGAGAGTTTGCCGACCCGCAGATCGAAGTCGAGTTCTTGAATGGCTTCGAGCGCCGCTTCCTTCTGTTTCTCGAGGGCTGTCGCTTCGGGCAGCGCATCCATCACGCCGGTAGGCGCCGCTTGCGAGAGAAGGGGCCAAGCGATGTAGATCGCCGAGAGCACCGCGATCAACAATCCGATGCTCGTGATGACCATCAGACGTCCCGGTCCCGGAGCTCGCGCTCGAGGCGCTCGCGAAGCTTGCTCTCGGCGTCGGATGGGGCGGGAGTGACGGGGGGCGTCTCGGAGCGGTCGGAGCGGGTCGCACCGCGCCAGCGCCACAACACGACACCGACCGTGAGGCCTCCCAGACCGAGGACCACGAACGGCATCACCCACGCGGCGAGGTTGAATCCCCGCATGGTAGGAGCCGACAGGACCACCTCGCCGTATTTCTCTTCGAAGTGGCTCAGGATCTCAGGAAGGTCGCGGCCCTCACCGATCTGTTCCCCGATCTCTTTCTTGAGCGGGATCGCAGAGCCACAATTCACGTGATTGCAGGAATGGACGGTGAGGCCGCAGCCGCACTGACAGGTGAGGCTCGACTCGACCGCGTTCTGGGTCGGCACCCCGGCGCGTACCGGTGCAACGAAGAACGTTCCGACCATCGCGGAGAGCAGGAGCGCCAGGACCCAGATTGGTGCGCAGGTTCTCAAGAAGCCGGTCGCGATCCTGCGGGAACCCGCGAGGTCGCCTCCGCGGTACGCTCGGCGTACGAGGG contains:
- a CDS encoding bile acid:sodium symporter; the encoded protein is MDATQIGGPIVLFLLMSIVGLELTVADFRRVAQNPGAVVGGTLAQLILLPLMTWAVVSVFELDPVFGAGAVLVAVAPGAGISNILTAVARANPALSVTLTAIASVLAVVTLPAIASLGMQVFLDSGTEVEIPVVTLVVQLFFMLLAPIALGMWIRARRPDWADWLGPRLQRFGMAAIVITVAVGFALAEEEQVQVSASATALVAAAVWTLSAMAIGWTTARLLGLNAADRFTFLIEFSARNIAVSAIVAMSGLGRLDLTFFSAAYMTVGYPLAVGASLLRRRRTRGDT
- the metG gene encoding methionine--tRNA ligase subunit beta; translated protein: MSDTEEKTESEQISIDDFGKVDLRIGTIRSAEPHPNADRLLVLKVDIGEPEERQLVAGIRDTYDVRTLVGQQIVVVANLKPAKLRGVESCGMLLAGRDETGLSVLAPGKRLLPGTRVS
- a CDS encoding cytochrome c-type biogenesis protein CcmH, which gives rise to MRTCAPIWVLALLLSAMVGTFFVAPVRAGVPTQNAVESSLTCQCGCGLTVHSCNHVNCGSAIPLKKEIGEQIGEGRDLPEILSHFEEKYGEVVLSAPTMRGFNLAAWVMPFVVLGLGGLTVGVVLWRWRGATRSDRSETPPVTPAPSDAESKLRERLERELRDRDV